A portion of the Halodesulfovibrio sp. MK-HDV genome contains these proteins:
- a CDS encoding N-acetyltransferase has product MSEPFIRKAQMRDVKVIHNLLLTCSTQGVLLPRSLTQLYNSLREFNVLDPGDGGSIIGCCALSIVWDGLAEVRSLIVDENARRGGHGRDLVDACLDEARRLGIYKVFTLTYQDAFFQKQGFVEVSKEVLPQKIWADCVNCPKFPECDEIAMLLEIQPENSGES; this is encoded by the coding sequence ATGTCTGAGCCGTTTATTCGCAAAGCACAAATGCGGGATGTGAAGGTAATTCATAACCTGCTGTTGACGTGCTCTACTCAGGGAGTCCTTCTTCCTCGTTCATTAACTCAGTTGTACAATAGTCTTCGAGAATTTAACGTTCTGGATCCTGGCGATGGGGGATCTATAATAGGTTGCTGTGCTCTTTCTATTGTTTGGGATGGGTTGGCAGAGGTTCGTTCACTTATTGTAGATGAAAATGCTCGTCGCGGCGGGCACGGACGTGATCTTGTTGATGCATGTTTAGACGAGGCTCGCAGATTAGGTATTTACAAAGTCTTCACACTCACCTATCAAGATGCCTTTTTTCAGAAACAAGGCTTTGTAGAAGTGTCGAAGGAAGTACTGCCTCAGAAGATCTGGGCAGACTGCGTCAATTGTCCTAAATTCCCAGAGTGTGACGAAATCGCCATGCTCTTAGAGATACAACCAGAGAATTCTGGAGAGAGTTAA
- the radA gene encoding DNA repair protein RadA, giving the protein MKTREIYICSACGASVAQWRGQCPKCKEWNTLEARTVSKEQAKRRGSTPLVPSGSAIIPLRDVKEDEHTPFGTGMAELDRILGAGIVPGAALLIGGEPGIGKSTLLLQVAGGVAESGKQVLYVSGEESLGQLRARAARLDALDENLTAISTSKLDDVLPVLESSNPPDLLIVDSVQTVSSLRVEGLPGSVTQVRAVSIELIETCKRVGVALLLVGHVTKDGQLAGPKLLEHMVDTVISIEGDRRQMYRMLRIIKNRFGPNQELIVFEMVHDGMQIVDDPSTYFLGARDPELSGTAVVMAVDGQRPFAVEVQALVSRSYLSIPRRTGLGFDVNRLHLLLAVLEKRLRLNFAEVDIYAKVGGGMKLQDPGMDLALIAAVLSSFYDLPLPSKSVLWGEVDLNGQVRPVASHDIRQRQASRLGYRPILCPEAEPETGLRTIVQLQEALFSKNG; this is encoded by the coding sequence GTGAAGACTCGCGAAATATATATATGTTCCGCCTGTGGAGCTTCTGTTGCACAATGGCGTGGACAATGTCCGAAATGTAAGGAGTGGAATACACTTGAGGCCCGCACTGTTTCGAAAGAGCAGGCCAAAAGGCGTGGTTCCACTCCTTTAGTACCTTCAGGTTCTGCCATTATCCCCCTTAGAGATGTCAAAGAGGATGAGCATACCCCGTTCGGAACGGGAATGGCTGAGCTTGATCGAATTCTTGGTGCCGGTATTGTGCCGGGAGCTGCGCTGTTAATCGGTGGCGAGCCGGGTATTGGTAAATCAACTTTGCTGCTGCAAGTGGCAGGGGGCGTTGCTGAATCCGGTAAACAGGTGTTGTATGTTTCAGGTGAGGAATCACTTGGACAACTTCGTGCTCGTGCTGCTCGACTTGATGCGTTAGATGAAAATTTAACGGCTATTTCTACTTCCAAGTTAGATGATGTTTTGCCTGTTCTGGAATCCTCGAATCCTCCTGATTTGTTGATTGTGGACTCCGTGCAGACTGTGTCGTCTCTACGTGTGGAAGGTTTGCCGGGTAGTGTGACACAGGTGCGTGCCGTCTCCATTGAGCTTATTGAAACATGTAAGCGTGTTGGTGTTGCGCTGTTACTTGTGGGGCATGTTACCAAAGATGGACAACTTGCAGGGCCTAAGCTTCTTGAGCATATGGTTGATACTGTAATCTCCATTGAAGGTGACCGCAGACAAATGTACCGCATGTTGCGGATTATCAAAAATCGTTTTGGGCCGAATCAGGAACTGATTGTTTTTGAAATGGTGCATGACGGCATGCAGATTGTCGATGACCCTTCAACCTACTTTCTTGGCGCACGCGATCCAGAGCTTTCCGGAACAGCTGTTGTTATGGCTGTCGATGGACAGCGTCCGTTTGCTGTTGAAGTTCAGGCACTGGTGAGTCGCAGTTATCTTTCTATTCCACGTCGTACAGGACTTGGTTTTGATGTGAACAGACTGCACTTGTTGCTTGCCGTTTTAGAAAAACGGTTGCGTTTGAATTTTGCAGAAGTCGATATCTACGCAAAAGTTGGTGGCGGGATGAAACTGCAAGACCCGGGAATGGATCTTGCGTTGATTGCGGCTGTTCTTTCTTCTTTTTATGACCTTCCACTTCCCTCTAAGTCTGTATTATGGGGAGAGGTCGATTTGAACGGACAGGTTCGTCCTGTAGCTTCGCATGACATTAGGCAGCGTCAGGCTTCTAGACTTGGCTATCGTCCTATATTATGCCCTGAGGCAGAGCCGGAAACTGGACTGCGCACTATTGTTCAGTTGCAGGAAGCTCTTTTCAGTAAAAATGGATAG
- a CDS encoding DUF3426 domain-containing protein, protein MHITCPNCSTKFSLPDEMFKDGAQARCTVCDEVFPLIQTPEHDVEVEPQEEIAFSESPEEETIAPEGDLDALIGDEGTFGLGESKKKEKKKSGKGCLIFFLILLLLGGACAGVWFLAPDLVKSFLPMQEKAQNVPAAAANDVSRISLKNISQYYITNEKIGQIFVIEGDAENRFGVPKELIKVEATLYDTTNVSIASQQQLGGSGVSLFQLQVLAKEELADALNNKVEILTNNTNVMPTKSVHFMVVFYDPPKGVAEFGVKVVEAKNPPVQ, encoded by the coding sequence ATGCACATTACCTGTCCAAATTGTTCTACCAAGTTTAGTCTTCCAGATGAAATGTTCAAAGATGGAGCTCAGGCTCGTTGCACTGTGTGCGATGAGGTCTTTCCTCTTATCCAAACTCCAGAGCACGATGTTGAAGTAGAACCCCAAGAAGAAATTGCCTTCTCTGAATCGCCTGAAGAAGAGACCATTGCACCTGAGGGTGACTTGGATGCTCTTATTGGTGATGAAGGTACATTTGGACTTGGCGAATCTAAGAAGAAGGAAAAGAAAAAATCCGGTAAGGGTTGTCTTATCTTTTTCTTGATTCTCCTTCTGTTGGGTGGAGCTTGCGCCGGTGTATGGTTCTTAGCACCAGACCTGGTCAAGAGTTTCCTTCCTATGCAAGAGAAAGCGCAGAATGTTCCTGCTGCGGCAGCGAACGATGTTTCCCGAATTTCACTCAAAAACATTAGTCAGTATTACATTACGAATGAGAAAATCGGTCAGATTTTTGTTATCGAAGGTGATGCAGAAAACCGTTTTGGTGTTCCTAAGGAACTTATCAAGGTTGAAGCAACACTATATGATACAACCAACGTATCTATTGCCAGCCAGCAACAGCTTGGTGGCTCCGGTGTTTCTTTATTTCAGCTTCAGGTATTAGCTAAAGAAGAGCTTGCTGATGCTTTGAATAACAAGGTTGAGATTTTAACAAACAACACCAATGTCATGCCTACTAAATCTGTCCATTTTATGGTCGTATTTTACGATCCGCCCAAAGGTGTTGCAGAGTTTGGTGTGAAAGTTGTTGAAGCTAAAAATCCTCCAGTTCAGTAG
- a CDS encoding RNA polymerase factor sigma-32, producing MTNSTKKPKNSLEDNNAAEAELVDVEDSEEEENLDIDPVIDITEEDEKETPDTLPVFVDKSSTARARSTDSLSMYLREISKFPMLKPDEEFELAKRVQESNDSDAAFRLVSSHLRLVVKIAMDFQRRWMQNVLDLIQEGNVGLMRAVNKFDPDKGIKFSYYASFWIKAYILKFIMDNWRLVKVGTTQAQRKLFYNLNKERQRLISQGFDPDAATLSKKLNVSEEQVVEMEQRLDASDMSLNIPIGDDAGGATRMDFLPALGPGIEDILSDQQMAEMLTQKINEIEHTFNEKELEILHKRLLSDDPVTLREIGEQFGITRERVRQIEARLLQKIRDHLFKEIKDFSKDWIQR from the coding sequence ATGACCAACTCTACAAAGAAACCTAAGAATTCCCTTGAAGACAATAATGCTGCCGAAGCTGAACTTGTTGATGTTGAAGACTCTGAAGAAGAGGAAAACTTAGATATTGATCCTGTTATCGATATTACAGAAGAAGACGAAAAAGAAACGCCTGACACCCTGCCTGTGTTTGTAGACAAGAGCTCTACGGCTCGCGCACGGTCTACAGACTCGCTGAGCATGTACTTGCGTGAAATCAGCAAGTTTCCTATGTTGAAACCCGATGAAGAATTTGAACTCGCCAAACGCGTTCAGGAAAGTAACGATTCTGATGCTGCTTTTCGTCTTGTTTCCTCCCATCTCCGTCTTGTTGTTAAAATCGCAATGGACTTCCAACGCCGCTGGATGCAAAACGTTCTTGACCTTATTCAGGAAGGGAACGTTGGACTTATGCGTGCTGTTAATAAATTTGACCCTGATAAAGGCATCAAATTTTCCTATTATGCTTCTTTTTGGATCAAAGCATACATCCTCAAGTTCATTATGGATAATTGGAGACTTGTTAAAGTTGGCACTACACAAGCCCAACGTAAACTTTTCTACAACCTGAACAAAGAACGCCAACGCCTTATTTCACAAGGGTTCGACCCAGACGCTGCAACGTTGTCTAAAAAACTCAACGTGTCAGAAGAACAAGTTGTTGAAATGGAGCAGCGTCTCGATGCTTCCGATATGTCCCTCAACATCCCTATTGGTGATGATGCAGGCGGCGCCACGAGAATGGATTTTCTTCCAGCTCTTGGACCGGGTATCGAAGACATTCTTTCTGATCAACAAATGGCAGAAATGCTTACGCAGAAAATTAACGAAATCGAACATACTTTTAACGAAAAAGAACTCGAGATTCTGCACAAACGACTTTTGTCTGACGATCCGGTTACGTTACGTGAAATCGGAGAACAGTTCGGGATTACCCGAGAGCGTGTCAGACAAATTGAAGCACGATTGCTGCAAAAAATTCGGGATCATCTGTTTAAAGAAATTAAAGACTTTTCTAAAGATTGGATTCAGCGCTAG
- a CDS encoding tetratricopeptide repeat protein: MRTNNKRFRSVIMSFCALLLVSGCATNMPEPQSATSEILNAEAATTYHYLLFEEATRENDYSKAEDALSTLLTLSPPPEVYVEAINFYLRNGKTITGRKVAVQGTRAYPENFQLVLLKAESYRLENNLEDSVEVMRDYLEAHPKSDDAYRAIGLLYFDSGKFPEAVDAFRESDEKFRSPTTRLFLAKALMQLKKYDDAEKELIAATEQKGRLLEAWSELARLYELKQDYILAEQAYEQLITADTSNEISWLRLINLNLKLNHPAKALELVEIGPASNEFMLEAATIFISEGFYKEAKIMLQPFAEIKQPVEVFFHLALIAFEYEKDLNKALELLNNIPQDNPSWTKSLEFRSRLLYELGKTSEAIELVQAARERDPRSRFILELETELLMAAKRPQDALKTIKEALAIWPNDQELLFTNGSIYHTIGDKKRALEIMEQVISDDPEYFKALNFVGYTLAEQGKDLDRALVLVRTAANLAPGQPYILDSLAWVYYLRDDYKNAWTYITQAVTLGTNDPTIWEHYGDIAKKRKNDAEARKGYQRALKGHSNPELIRQKLKDL; encoded by the coding sequence ATGCGTACAAATAACAAGCGCTTTCGTTCTGTTATCATGTCCTTCTGCGCTTTGTTGCTCGTCTCTGGATGTGCCACAAACATGCCTGAACCGCAGTCTGCAACTTCCGAAATTCTTAACGCAGAAGCTGCTACAACCTATCACTACTTACTCTTTGAGGAAGCAACGAGAGAAAACGACTACAGCAAAGCTGAAGACGCACTCTCTACCCTCCTTACCCTCTCTCCTCCACCGGAAGTGTATGTAGAAGCAATAAACTTCTACCTTCGCAACGGTAAGACCATCACAGGTCGTAAAGTAGCTGTTCAAGGCACTCGTGCTTATCCTGAGAACTTTCAGCTTGTTCTGCTTAAAGCAGAATCTTACAGACTGGAAAATAATCTGGAAGATTCCGTTGAGGTTATGAGAGATTACCTCGAAGCACACCCTAAGTCCGACGATGCATATCGCGCAATCGGCTTGTTGTACTTCGATAGCGGAAAATTCCCTGAAGCTGTTGATGCCTTCCGGGAAAGTGATGAAAAATTTCGTTCTCCAACTACTCGCCTCTTTCTTGCCAAAGCACTCATGCAATTAAAAAAGTATGATGATGCAGAAAAAGAACTGATTGCAGCGACAGAACAAAAAGGTCGCCTGCTGGAAGCATGGTCCGAGCTTGCACGACTGTATGAACTTAAACAGGACTACATCCTTGCAGAGCAGGCGTACGAACAGCTTATTACCGCAGACACCTCTAACGAGATAAGCTGGCTGCGCCTCATCAATCTGAATCTTAAGCTTAACCACCCTGCCAAAGCTCTTGAGCTTGTAGAGATTGGCCCCGCGTCTAACGAGTTTATGCTGGAAGCAGCTACAATATTCATTAGCGAAGGGTTTTACAAAGAAGCTAAAATAATGCTTCAACCGTTTGCTGAAATCAAACAGCCTGTTGAAGTGTTCTTCCATCTTGCTCTTATTGCTTTCGAATATGAAAAAGATCTGAACAAGGCGCTTGAACTGCTTAACAATATCCCGCAGGACAACCCTAGCTGGACAAAAAGTTTAGAATTTAGAAGTCGTCTTTTATATGAACTAGGTAAAACGAGCGAAGCTATCGAATTGGTACAGGCAGCTCGGGAACGTGACCCAAGAAGTCGCTTTATTCTCGAACTGGAAACCGAATTACTCATGGCTGCCAAACGCCCTCAGGATGCTTTAAAAACCATCAAAGAGGCTCTTGCCATTTGGCCTAATGATCAGGAACTACTCTTTACCAACGGCTCCATCTACCACACTATTGGTGATAAAAAACGTGCACTTGAGATAATGGAACAAGTCATCAGTGACGATCCTGAATATTTCAAGGCGCTGAATTTTGTCGGCTACACCCTTGCCGAACAGGGCAAGGATCTAGATCGAGCTTTAGTACTGGTTCGCACCGCGGCAAACCTTGCTCCGGGGCAGCCTTATATCCTTGATTCGTTAGCGTGGGTTTATTATTTACGCGATGACTACAAAAACGCATGGACATATATCACTCAAGCCGTAACTCTTGGTACAAATGACCCAACAATTTGGGAACATTATGGTGATATTGCGAAAAAGCGTAAAAATGATGCCGAAGCTCGAAAAGGCTACCAGCGAGCACTTAAAGGGCATAGTAACCCAGAGCTGATCAGACAAAAACTCAAGGACTTATAA
- a CDS encoding TlpA disulfide reductase family protein, with protein MKSIKSVMRIALLCMAFAVVLGVQSAVAEPLKVVDTPEVIKLINSGKGKVTVVNFWASWCPPCREEMPDLKKTRAAYSDDDLLLLGVSVDENADAAEKAVKEFELNYPVVRAERDVYETFAIQSIPRLLVYNTKGELIVDHVGPVTFEDLKKLIDEVLKEK; from the coding sequence ATGAAATCTATTAAATCCGTAATGCGTATTGCGTTATTGTGCATGGCGTTTGCCGTTGTTTTGGGTGTTCAATCTGCCGTGGCAGAGCCATTAAAAGTGGTAGACACACCAGAAGTAATTAAGCTTATTAATAGCGGCAAAGGCAAAGTTACTGTTGTGAACTTTTGGGCTTCATGGTGTCCTCCGTGTCGCGAAGAAATGCCGGATTTAAAAAAGACGCGTGCTGCCTACTCTGATGATGACTTACTGCTGCTCGGCGTTTCTGTAGATGAAAATGCAGATGCTGCTGAAAAAGCTGTGAAAGAATTTGAATTGAATTACCCAGTAGTTCGTGCTGAACGCGATGTTTATGAAACGTTCGCGATTCAGTCTATTCCACGTCTTCTTGTATATAATACTAAGGGTGAGCTTATTGTTGATCACGTTGGTCCTGTAACCTTCGAAGATTTAAAAAAGCTCATTGATGAAGTGTTAAAGGAAAAATAG
- the hpt gene encoding hypoxanthine phosphoribosyltransferase has product MEIKELTVVYSEEQIQERVKELAVQINKDFEGKDLVVVCVLKGAFMFFSDLLKHLTVKPEIDFVRCASYGDSTNSSKTVSFTKDLEISIKGKHVLIVEDIVDTGHTISFLMSQLKARGAESLKLASVVEKVERREIDVVVDYPGFILEKGFIVGYGMDYAEKYRELGAIYEATVIE; this is encoded by the coding sequence ATGGAAATCAAGGAACTTACAGTAGTTTATAGCGAAGAACAAATTCAAGAACGTGTTAAAGAACTTGCAGTGCAGATCAACAAAGACTTCGAAGGTAAAGACCTTGTAGTTGTTTGTGTACTTAAAGGTGCTTTCATGTTTTTCTCTGATTTATTAAAGCATCTCACAGTTAAGCCCGAAATAGACTTTGTGCGCTGTGCCAGCTATGGCGACAGCACCAATAGTTCTAAAACAGTTTCTTTCACCAAAGACCTTGAGATCTCTATTAAAGGGAAGCATGTTCTTATCGTGGAAGACATTGTTGACACTGGTCATACTATCTCCTTCCTCATGTCTCAGCTTAAAGCTCGTGGTGCAGAATCACTTAAACTTGCTTCTGTTGTAGAAAAAGTTGAGCGCCGCGAAATTGATGTAGTTGTTGATTACCCGGGTTTTATTCTGGAAAAAGGGTTTATCGTCGGGTACGGCATGGACTACGCTGAAAAATATCGTGAGTTGGGAGCTATTTACGAAGCAACTGTAATCGAATAA
- a CDS encoding homocysteine S-methyltransferase family protein, whose translation MANFRSALSSGKFVFFDGAMGTMLQARGLTAGVSPEVWCMSNPDVLQGIHCDYARAGATVLTTNTFGGTSFKLPKDMDVVGFNREMAAAAKRAAVESGREAYVAGSVGPTGHFLRPLGDVEFDKLVEGYKEQIIGLVEGGIDLVICETHFDVAELRAAVVAVREVCDLPVGASMTFENGMSLTGSSPEVFVETMLNMGVDFVATNCSAGPEQMVSVVQEMLEYSTVPVLVMPNAGLPELDEDGNTVFRLDPESFATQTKVFAEMGARCLGGCCGTSPEHITALVSAVENLTAKPVLRETDCFCMTSRSQVVRFGKEHPARIIGERINPTGKKQLIAELQNGQLTSALMFAQEQLDCGAPVLDVNVGAPMADETVILPELLEKLVSQFPVPLSIDSSNMDAVEAGLKVYPASALVNSISGEEGRLERLGPLCKKYGAPFIMLPLTGSKLPVAAKDRIAIIDDMLAQVDALGIPRRLVIVDVLALAVSSKPEAAVACLETVEYCTKIGLPTTIGLSNISFGLPARPLLNGTFLAMAVAKGLSSCIAHPGNPQICETLAAAEVLLGRDENAARFIAGFTDWKAGSGTVVAGGSVVSSAATTVFEAVVKGNKDVIIGLIEAELEKKAEPFEIVNGMLIPAITEVGMKYERKEYFLPQLLRSAETMQHGFSILRPLLEKDAAATVRPKVIMATVEGDIHDIGKNIVCLMLGNHGFDVVDLGKDIKAETIVDAAVEHGAKIIGLSALMTTTMVRMEDTVSLLKARGMEDVKVMIGGAVVTAAFADTIGAHGYSEDAVSAVRVAQSFLEEK comes from the coding sequence GTGGCGAATTTTCGTAGTGCCTTATCTTCTGGTAAGTTTGTATTTTTCGATGGTGCAATGGGAACAATGCTGCAAGCACGCGGGCTGACTGCCGGAGTAAGTCCGGAAGTCTGGTGTATGTCAAACCCTGATGTTTTACAGGGGATACACTGTGATTATGCTCGTGCCGGTGCTACTGTTCTTACCACCAATACCTTTGGCGGCACTTCTTTCAAGTTGCCAAAAGACATGGATGTTGTCGGTTTTAACCGCGAAATGGCTGCTGCTGCGAAACGTGCTGCCGTTGAATCTGGCAGAGAAGCATATGTAGCCGGTAGTGTTGGACCAACTGGACATTTTCTTCGCCCTTTGGGTGATGTAGAATTTGATAAACTGGTTGAAGGGTACAAAGAGCAAATTATCGGCCTTGTTGAAGGCGGTATTGATCTTGTTATCTGTGAAACCCACTTTGATGTAGCAGAACTTCGTGCCGCTGTTGTGGCAGTACGTGAAGTTTGCGATCTGCCCGTGGGTGCCTCTATGACATTCGAAAATGGGATGTCATTAACAGGCTCTTCACCAGAAGTTTTTGTAGAAACAATGCTTAATATGGGTGTTGATTTTGTAGCGACAAACTGTAGTGCCGGACCTGAACAGATGGTTTCAGTAGTACAGGAAATGCTTGAATATTCAACTGTGCCTGTTTTGGTTATGCCAAACGCGGGTCTTCCTGAATTAGATGAAGATGGTAACACTGTTTTCCGTCTTGATCCTGAATCCTTTGCAACTCAGACAAAAGTGTTTGCTGAGATGGGCGCACGCTGTCTTGGCGGTTGCTGCGGTACATCTCCTGAGCATATTACTGCTTTGGTTTCAGCTGTTGAGAACCTGACAGCAAAGCCTGTTCTTCGCGAGACAGACTGTTTTTGTATGACTTCTCGTTCTCAGGTTGTGCGGTTTGGTAAAGAACATCCTGCCCGCATTATTGGTGAGCGAATCAACCCGACCGGTAAAAAACAGCTCATTGCTGAACTGCAAAACGGACAATTAACTTCTGCCCTTATGTTTGCACAGGAACAGCTCGATTGTGGAGCACCAGTGCTAGATGTAAACGTTGGCGCACCAATGGCGGATGAAACCGTAATTTTGCCAGAGTTATTAGAGAAGTTGGTTTCTCAGTTCCCAGTTCCGCTTTCTATCGATTCCTCCAACATGGATGCGGTAGAAGCTGGTTTAAAAGTGTATCCTGCTTCTGCACTGGTAAACTCTATCAGTGGTGAAGAAGGGCGTTTGGAACGTCTGGGGCCGTTATGCAAAAAATACGGTGCACCGTTTATTATGCTTCCGCTTACAGGGAGTAAGCTACCTGTAGCTGCGAAAGATCGCATCGCTATTATTGATGATATGTTGGCACAAGTGGATGCTCTGGGTATCCCGCGTCGTCTCGTTATCGTTGATGTGCTTGCTCTTGCAGTATCTTCTAAGCCGGAAGCTGCGGTGGCGTGTCTTGAAACAGTAGAGTACTGTACAAAAATTGGTTTACCGACCACTATCGGTCTTTCAAATATTTCTTTTGGATTGCCTGCGCGGCCGTTGTTGAACGGAACCTTCTTAGCTATGGCTGTGGCCAAAGGCTTGAGTTCTTGTATTGCCCATCCAGGGAATCCGCAGATTTGTGAAACTCTTGCTGCTGCTGAAGTTCTGCTTGGCCGTGATGAAAACGCAGCACGTTTTATTGCTGGTTTTACTGATTGGAAAGCTGGTTCAGGTACTGTTGTCGCCGGAGGCTCTGTCGTAAGCAGTGCCGCTACAACTGTATTTGAAGCAGTTGTGAAAGGTAATAAAGATGTAATTATTGGTCTTATTGAAGCGGAACTTGAAAAGAAAGCAGAACCGTTTGAAATTGTGAACGGCATGCTTATTCCTGCAATTACCGAAGTCGGTATGAAGTATGAGCGTAAAGAATACTTTTTACCGCAGCTTCTTCGTTCTGCCGAAACTATGCAGCATGGTTTCTCTATTTTGCGTCCTTTGTTAGAAAAAGATGCAGCTGCAACTGTTCGCCCTAAAGTAATAATGGCTACAGTTGAAGGCGACATTCATGATATTGGCAAAAATATCGTGTGCTTAATGCTTGGCAACCATGGTTTTGATGTGGTTGACCTTGGCAAAGATATTAAAGCAGAAACAATTGTTGATGCAGCCGTTGAGCATGGTGCTAAAATTATTGGTCTTTCTGCATTGATGACAACGACAATGGTTCGTATGGAAGATACTGTTTCACTATTGAAAGCACGTGGCATGGAAGATGTGAAAGTAATGATAGGCGGAGCAGTTGTTACCGCAGCATTTGCTGACACAATCGGTGCTCACGGCTATTCTGAAGACGCTGTATCAGCTGTACGAGTTGCTCAATCTTTCTTAGAGGAGAAATAG
- a CDS encoding chemotaxis protein CheW — MLDDIHIQGDGAASYQNQSEMAVHASADGQLCTMYYVRLTLQSDLTNETPASIFAAHEEQGTIFYLPELTALPALDEYTTGKRYLQYHVLIITPLQCEAEACSTVFDSLGSAESVQLGVIGIKHSKDATSVFSQYFLSAVGRGSADLIEVSEGLQELLEPLLVAQDSVLGLKENPEGTCQSEESTVSQSAPRSAIENVVAVDSLISEAQAEVSASLVEAYDSDSVSPMSEVEFSLNPPRGIDSVAEADLSVEASNGSSAQYISKVCDHLVPLEENNSHSISCFEWGKSSVLDSENCLADDAHISDYFSCKKTAETNELRSTQQEDKLNRLISRVSELSGMQSKLYDYAVTQEDDLLRSMADEFDRLYCVLRDSALELRMVSLEPLLHSVKDWLEDAAQSVGRQLQLTLQGADVQVDAVVAEAVTDALATYFSASVLSVITDTEFESISLTVEYSGTDVLLFIDHFGCGGQGTEQNLQISKALLGLQAEMLALHGAMAVGYNDQGRTSIKVSFPVTQAMIEGLVVQCGDEQYIVPMNQVAECVDCSPRMGVEAKENKVVLGGESVPYVRLREYVDLDGKAEHEQCIVIQSLSGTFGLIVDGVVGELQAAVKPVGALYKNIEMISGVSVKADGVPSLVVNLQHLQTVADCLIIN; from the coding sequence ATGTTAGATGACATACATATACAGGGTGACGGCGCAGCTAGTTACCAGAATCAATCAGAGATGGCTGTTCATGCTTCTGCTGATGGTCAACTGTGCACAATGTATTATGTGCGACTTACGTTGCAATCTGACCTTACAAATGAAACTCCGGCTTCTATTTTTGCTGCACATGAAGAGCAGGGGACAATATTTTATTTGCCAGAGTTGACTGCGTTACCTGCGCTTGATGAATACACAACAGGTAAGCGATATTTACAGTATCACGTCTTAATCATTACGCCTCTACAGTGCGAGGCTGAGGCGTGTAGTACCGTGTTTGACTCACTTGGCTCTGCGGAATCTGTTCAGTTAGGCGTAATAGGCATCAAGCATAGCAAAGATGCCACTTCAGTTTTTTCTCAATATTTCTTGTCAGCTGTAGGGCGCGGCAGTGCCGATTTGATTGAAGTTTCAGAGGGGCTACAGGAACTTTTGGAGCCTTTGTTGGTAGCACAGGACTCTGTACTCGGCTTGAAAGAGAATCCAGAGGGTACATGCCAGTCTGAAGAAAGTACTGTATCTCAAAGTGCTCCCCGATCTGCAATTGAGAACGTGGTTGCAGTTGATTCTCTTATTTCTGAGGCGCAGGCTGAAGTGTCCGCTTCTTTGGTTGAAGCTTACGATTCAGATTCTGTATCACCAATGTCCGAAGTCGAGTTTTCGCTTAATCCTCCACGCGGTATTGATTCTGTCGCAGAGGCAGATCTTTCTGTTGAAGCTTCGAATGGAAGTAGCGCTCAGTATATTTCCAAAGTCTGTGATCATCTGGTTCCATTGGAAGAGAACAATTCCCATAGTATTTCTTGTTTTGAGTGGGGAAAATCTTCGGTTCTTGATTCTGAGAATTGTTTGGCAGATGATGCGCATATATCTGACTATTTTTCATGCAAAAAAACAGCAGAGACCAATGAACTAAGGTCAACGCAGCAGGAAGATAAGCTTAATAGACTTATTTCCCGTGTGAGTGAGTTGTCCGGTATGCAGTCTAAACTGTACGATTATGCTGTCACACAGGAAGATGATCTTCTTCGTAGCATGGCAGATGAGTTTGACAGGCTATACTGTGTGCTGCGCGATTCGGCACTAGAGTTGCGCATGGTTTCACTGGAGCCATTGTTGCATTCTGTGAAAGATTGGCTTGAAGATGCAGCTCAGTCCGTTGGGAGGCAGTTACAGCTGACCCTTCAAGGTGCTGATGTTCAAGTGGACGCTGTTGTTGCTGAGGCTGTGACTGATGCGCTAGCAACATATTTTTCTGCGAGTGTTCTTTCTGTAATTACAGATACTGAATTCGAATCTATTTCTCTTACCGTGGAATATTCAGGTACAGATGTCCTGTTGTTCATAGATCACTTTGGTTGTGGTGGTCAGGGTACAGAACAAAATCTTCAGATTTCTAAGGCATTACTTGGGTTGCAGGCAGAAATGTTGGCGCTGCATGGTGCTATGGCTGTTGGCTATAATGATCAGGGCAGAACGAGCATTAAAGTTAGTTTCCCTGTTACTCAGGCAATGATTGAAGGGCTTGTTGTACAATGTGGTGACGAGCAATATATTGTTCCGATGAATCAGGTTGCAGAATGCGTTGATTGCAGTCCTCGTATGGGAGTTGAAGCCAAAGAGAACAAAGTAGTTCTTGGCGGTGAATCTGTTCCGTATGTTCGACTCCGAGAATATGTTGATTTGGATGGTAAGGCAGAGCATGAGCAATGTATTGTGATCCAATCACTATCTGGTACATTCGGCTTGATTGTGGACGGAGTCGTGGGGGAATTACAGGCAGCAGTGAAGCCTGTTGGTGCTCTGTATAAAAATATCGAAATGATTTCAGGTGTATCTGTAAAAGCTGATGGTGTGCCGAGCCTAGTTGTGAACCTTCAGCACTTACAAACAGTTGCAGATTGCCTGATTATTAATTAA